Genomic window (Mycoplasma sp. NEAQ87857):
AAGAAACTTTTCTTAATAAAATCGTGCAACTTAATCCAAAAAATAGAATCAAGAGAATAAAAATAATTTCAAAAAACCCAACAAGTGATGGAATTTGGTTTGAATACTTAGACAACGAAAATATATTAAGAAGATCATTCCCTGATTTTGTTTTAAGATATCACAATAAATCAACTCAAAAATTTGATACTTTATATGTGGAAATGAAAAGTAGTAATGACATTGACTGCACGAAAACAAATAACATAATTAACAGTTACAAAAAATATCAGTCAAGTAGTTTTAAAGATAATAACCCAATATCTCTATTACTTTGTTGACTTGATAACAGTAATAACATTAAGTGTAAAGGCACTTCCCAAAACAAACAATTAGCAAAAGAATTAGCAAACAATGACTTTGTTGACCTTAACGATATTTTTGAAGCTTTTGATCAAGAATAATTAAAAAATTCACTCCTTTGAGTGAATTTTTCTTTAGTCTAATTACAATGTAATTTTTGACAAAAGTTAATTATTTATCAATAAATATTGATTTTTATTGCTTTTTAATTTTACTTGGAAAGATTTTATTATTTTATTTATACTGATCAAATAGTTCATCCAAATCTTCATAATCATCAAATTCTTCTTCATCATCATATTCGTTATTATATGTATAAGAATTAGCTAAATCTTGGATTAAATAAGCTCCACCTTTATTAACCACTTGGAAACTAATGTTATTTTTTTCTAATAATTGTTCTAAACTAACTTTTAAAATTCCAGTACCTTTTCCTGTTATAAACAATATACTTTCATATTTATGATTTTTAAAATCATAAATATATTCCATAACTTCAATCATAGCTTGTTCTGAAGTTAAACCATGTAAATCAACTTCTATCATTTTAATATCTCAATTCCTGCATTTTTCATTAAATTTAAAGCATTATTATGATATTGGTCAGCATTATGATTTTCTGCATCAAAAGTAGCTACAGCATTTTCATAAACAATTAGCTTTGTTAATTGTTTATGTTTAGTTAAAAAAGTTTTTAATGTCAAAACAAATTGTAATACACAAATATCAGTACAGCAACCTACAATTTCTATAGAGTCATAATTTAATAATAAATTACTATCTATATCTCAAAAAGCATTGGTTGTATTTTTAGCAAAAAGATTATTTTTTGTTACAAAAGGTAATAATTCATCTATTATTCGAGATTCTTTGCTACCTTTGATGCAATGACTTGGATAAATGCTAAATTCAATATCATTTTGATCGTGAGCATCTTGAAACAAAATGATATTATTGCTAGCTTTTGCTACTTCTACTACTGTAGGTATTATGTTTTTGATATTTTGACTAAATAAATTACCTTCTTTAGCAAATCCATTAACCATATCAATAATAATTGTTAGCTTTTTATTCATCTTCTTCCTTTTGACAGTTTGGACAATAACTAGTACCTCTTCCATTTGATTTAAAGTCCAATTTAACTTTAATTATATTGTATCTATGACAAGATAAACATTTTAAACCCGCTCTACCGTATGCTTTTAGTTTTAATTGATATTTACCATCAATTCCATTAACAGACTTATAACTATTGACAGTGCTTCCACCAAGTTTAATACTTTCATCCATTATTCTTTGAGCTGTTTGTAATATTTGAGCTAATTTCTCTTTGGAGATTTTATTACACTTAGTCATTGGATAAACTTTTTCAAAATGTAGAGTTTCATCAACATAAATATTACCAATTCCTAAAACTAAACTTTGATCTAATAAAGCCGCTTTAATACTAATATTTTTTCTTTGTAATCTATCATATAGTTGATCTACATCAACATCTTTAGGTAATAAAGCTATATTTTTAATTTGATAAATAGTTCTAGTATCGTTAGCATTATAAATTTCAAAAGAACCAAATGTTCTAGAATCGTTATAAATTAAAACAGTGTCATCTTGAAAATAAAAATATAAATAATTATGTGGAAAATCATATTCTGGTAATTGTTTTTTATGACAAAAATAATATTTACCAGCCATTCTTAAATGAGAAAACATTCTAGAATTATCATCAAAATTAAAAATGATAAATTTGCCTATATTTTTAACACTAGTAATAGTTTTATTGATTAAGAAATTCTCAAATTCTTCTAAAGAACAATTATGTAAAAATTTGCTATCTTTTACATTTACTTTAA
Coding sequences:
- a CDS encoding Smr/MutS family protein, with product MIEVDLHGLTSEQAMIEVMEYIYDFKNHKYESILFITGKGTGILKVSLEQLLEKNNISFQVVNKGGAYLIQDLANSYTYNNEYDDEEEFDDYEDLDELFDQYK
- a CDS encoding cysteine hydrolase family protein yields the protein MNKKLTIIIDMVNGFAKEGNLFSQNIKNIIPTVVEVAKASNNIILFQDAHDQNDIEFSIYPSHCIKGSKESRIIDELLPFVTKNNLFAKNTTNAFWDIDSNLLLNYDSIEIVGCCTDICVLQFVLTLKTFLTKHKQLTKLIVYENAVATFDAENHNADQYHNNALNLMKNAGIEILKW
- the mutM gene encoding DNA-formamidopyrimidine glycosylase, with the protein product MPEYPEVTVVTNALNKLVATKKIIKVNVKDSKFLHNCSLEEFENFLINKTITSVKNIGKFIIFNFDDNSRMFSHLRMAGKYYFCHKKQLPEYDFPHNYLYFYFQDDTVLIYNDSRTFGSFEIYNANDTRTIYQIKNIALLPKDVDVDQLYDRLQRKNISIKAALLDQSLVLGIGNIYVDETLHFEKVYPMTKCNKISKEKLAQILQTAQRIMDESIKLGGSTVNSYKSVNGIDGKYQLKLKAYGRAGLKCLSCHRYNIIKVKLDFKSNGRGTSYCPNCQKEEDE